In Neofelis nebulosa isolate mNeoNeb1 chromosome 10, mNeoNeb1.pri, whole genome shotgun sequence, one DNA window encodes the following:
- the F2 gene encoding prothrombin: MAHIRGPWLPGCLVLAALCSLVHSQHVFLAPQQALSLLQRVRRANSGFLEEVRKGNLERECVEELCSYEEAFEALESSFATDVFWAKYTACESVRKPRDKLVECLEGNCAEGLGMNYRGNVNFTRSGIECQLWRSRYPHKPEINYTTHPGADLKENFCRNPDGSTTGPWCYTTDPTVQREECSIPICGQGGVTVQPTPRSRNSTVNLPPPSDSCIPERGRYYHGRLAVTTHGSPCLAWDSSQAKALSKNQDFNPLVPLEENFCRNPDGDEEGVWCYVSGEPGDFEYCNLEYCEEPVEDVGDGLAEDLDAPIEGRTTAEEFQTFFNEKTFGAGEADCGLRPLFEKKSLKDKTEKELLDSYIDGRIVEGWDAEIGIAPWQVMLFRKSPQELLCGASLISDRWVLTAAHCLLYPPWDKNFTENDLLVRIGKHSRTRYERSIEKISMLEKIYIHPRYNWRENLDRDIALLKLKKPITFSSYIHPVCLPDKDTVARLIQTGYKGRVTGWGNLKETWTASVGEVQPSVLQVVNLPLVEQPVCRASTRIRITDNMFCAGYKPNEGKRGDACEGDSGGPFVMKSPFNNRWYQMGIVSWGEGCDRDGKYGFYTHVFRLKKWIRKVIDQSGS; the protein is encoded by the exons ATGGCGCACATCCGAGGCCCGTGGTTACCTGGCTGCCTGGTCCTAGCTGCCCTGTGTAGCCTTGTGCACAGCCAGCATG TGTTCCTGGCCCCTCAGCAAGCACTATCGCTGCTCCAGCGGGTCCGACGTGCCAAcagtggcttcctggaggaagtgcgCAAGGGCAACCTGGAGCGAGAGTGTGTGGAGGAGCTGTGCAGCTACGAGGAGGCCTTTGAGGCCCTGGAGTCTTCCTTTGCCACG GATGTATTCTGGGCCAAGTACACAG CTTGTGAGTCAGTGAGGAAACCTCGAGACAAGCTCGTGGAATGTCTGGAAG GTAACTGTGCTGAAGGTCTGGGTATGAATTACCGAGGGAATGTGAACTTCACCCGGTCAGGCATCGAGTGCCAGCTATGGAGGAGTCGTTACCCACATAAGCCTGA AATCAACTATACCACCCACCCTGGGGCCGACCTGAAGGAGAATTTCTGCCGCAACCCAGATGGCAGCACCACTGGGCCCTGGTGCTATACTACAGACCCCACCGTGCAGAGGGAAGAGTGCAGCATCCCCATCTGTG gcCAGGGGGGCGTCACTGTACAGCCGACCCCACGCTCCAGAAACTCCACGGTGAATCTGCCACCTCCATCGGACTCCTGCATCCCTGAGCGTGGCCGGTACTACCACGGTCGCCTGGCGGTGACCACACATGGGTCCCCCTGCCTGGCCTGGGACAGCAGTCAGGCCAAGGCCCTGAGCAAGAACCAGGACTTCAACCCTTTGGTGCCGCTGGAGGAGAACTTCTGCCGCAACCCGGACGGGGATGAGGAGGGCGTGTGGTGTTATGTGTCCGGGGAGCCTGGTGACTTCGAGTACTGCAACCTGGAGTACTGCG AGGAGCCGGTGGAAGACGTGGGCGACGGGCTGGCCGAGGACCTGGACGCGCCCATCGAGGGACGCACCACTGCCGAGGAGTTCCAGACCTTCTTTAACGAGAAGACTTTCGGCGCCGGGGAGGCAG ACTGTGGGCTGCGGCCTCTGTTCGAGAAGAAGTCGTTgaaggacaaaacagaaaaggagctTCTGGATTCCTACATCGACGGGCGCATCGTGGAGGGTTGGGACGCAGAGATTGGCATTGCACCCTG GCAGGTGATGCTTTTCCGGAAGAGTCCCCAGGAACTGCTGTGTGGGGCTAGCCTCATTAGTGACCGCTGGGTCCTCACCGCTGCCCACTGCCTCCTGTACCCGCCTTGGGACAAGAACTTCACCGAGAATGACCTTCTGGTGCGCATTGGCAAGCACTCCCGCACCAG GTACGAACGAAGCATTGAAAAGATCTCCATGCTGGAAAAGATCTACATCCACCCCAGGTACAACTGGAGGGAAAACCTGGACCGCGACATTGCGCTGCTGAAGCTCAAGAAGCCCATCACCTTCAGCAGCTACATCCACCCCGTGTGCCTGCCTGACAAGGACACAGTGGCCAG ACTGATCCAGACTGGATACAAAGGGCGGGTGACAGGCTGGGGCAACCTGAAGGAGACGTGGACGGCCAGTGTTGGTGAGGTGCAGCCCAGCGTCCTGCAGGTGGTGAACTTGCCACTTGTGGAGCAGCCGGTCTGCAGGGCGTCCACCAGGATCCGCATCACGGACAACATGTTCTGTGCTG gttaCAAGCCCAATGAAGGGAAGCGAGGGGATGCTTGTGAAGGCGACAGCGGGGGACCCTTTGTCATGAAG AGCCCCTTTAACAACCGCTGGTACCAAATGGGCATCGTCTCATGGGGCGAAGGCTGTGACAGGGATGGAAAATACGGCTTCTACACACACGTGTTCCGCCTGAAGAAGTGGATACGGAAGGTCATTGATCAGTCTGGAAGTTAG